The sequence TAATGGAATTATCAGGGTAAAATGTATTCCATTAGCTTAGGGACATGAAATAAGACCAATTTAATGGCTTCTAAGAGGCAGGCAATGAAGAATGAATTGGATATAGCTAATGAGAATATTAATTGGTCTCTGGAGAGAAATAGAGAAAGGTGGTCAAAGTAGTAGAAGTACTCCCCAAAATGATTGTGGAACTGTTTGAAACTTGTGAAACTGATTACAAGCAACTTGATTGTGACACCTGTTTGGCAATTTTTCAGTATTGCTCAAGAGAGAATATTGTGCTAACAACCGACAGCTATAGAGACATGTATCTAAAAGATTGTTATTTCTTTGGTAAAAGAGATTTTTTATGCTGCTTTTAAATATTTATATTGCCCAATTGAATAAATATTTAATCAATTTATTAATTAGCATTTGGAGCAAAGTTATTAGTTACGATATTAGATTATAGTTTAAAGATACTTTTTAGATTATTCTCCCCAATTCCCAATTGTTATTTTGTGATAAAGGCTCATTGCTAAAGTATTAATCATGCTGTGAAATATTTAATTATTTCATTTTAACAGAAGAATTTATGATTAGCAATCCTAAATCAAAACCGCTAAAGGCATTTTTTCACAACAAGGAGTTATTCAGTGCCAAGAAAATTGACAAAGACCAAAAAATAATTAGTCGATTAGTTATAACTGATCGCTATAAAATTTTATTGCCTGACTATGGTAATATCGAAATTAATTTACCCCCACTTCATAAATCATTTTACATTTTGATGTTAAGATATCCCGAGGGTATTAGATTTAAGGAATTATCAAACTTTAGGAATGAGCTAATTGAAATTTATAAACATGTTGGAAATAGGAGCGACATTGACCAAATTAAAAAAAGCATAACTGAACTTACCGATAATCGTTCAAATTCAGTTAATGAAAAATGTTCCAGAATAAAAGCAGCTTTTTTATTGCATATGGAAGATGCTATAGCTCAGAACTATTACATATCAGGTTCAAGAAGTCAACCTAAGCGAATTAAACTTCAAAGCGATTTAATTCAATTTTATCAAAAACCCTAATTTCTGCAAGGTTGTAGAAACTTTCTATTTGATTTTGAGTTCATGAAATTTGAAATACAATGCCTCCCTAGTTATATGGCTTATTTGCTATTGTTATTAGAGGTAATGTATCACAAATTTGCCTTATGTCTTTATCCAAAGAAGAATTCTGTGCTAAGGTTGGATGCCAAGTTCGAAAACTTCGATTAGAGAAACAGCTAAGTATTGAGGAGTTGGCTTTAGATGCTGGTATGGAATACACGCAATTAAGCAGAATTGAGCTTGGCAGAATTAATACAAGTATTTATCAGATATATAAAATATCAAAAAGTTTGGACGTAACAATACCTCAAATCTTCTATGATATTCAAAAATAAAAAGGGGACTAGTATCCCTTTAAAACGGGGAAGATTATGAAATAAAAAATGTAGGTTCTTATTATTAAAATTCTATAAGAGAAAATTTGCATGAACTAATTTTTACTATCAATTATAATCCAATATTGATAATTATTGGCATCTTAATTATCGATAAAACTCATCTTTCAATCCAATTATTCTTATCCATTTATTAAATTTATGATAGAACTATCCATTTATGCAAATTACTTTGCATTTTCATTCTATTTAATCTGTTTTTTAATTGTTCTGAAAAAAAGTGATTGGAAGCTACCGATGATTCTTTTATTTGTTTCTGCTTCATTACTTTTTCTTCAAAATATTTCGTTCATTATATATAAAACGAATTACTATTTTAAAGTTCCACATTTAATTAGAGTTTCTGGACCTTTTTTATATTTAGGTGGACCAATATTATATTTATTTGTTAGGACTCTATTCTATAACGAATATAAATTTAGAAGATGGGATTTCTTACATTTCCTTCCTTTCTTAATGAATGTTATAGAACTGATGCCTTTTTATTTAAGTTCTCCTGATGTTAAAATTAAAACATTGCAAGTCATTGTTTCAGGGAAGTTAATTAATTATGATTTGTATCATGAAGGTTTATTGGGTACAATTTGGCATACTTTGCTAAGATCGATAAGTTGGTTACTTTATGCAACATTTAGTATTCTGATGTATGTTCGTTTAAGAAAACAAATCAAACCTAATTTAATAACAGATTTTGAATCTAAATTCAAGTTCACAAAGTTGTTTTTATCCTTTAAAATAATTGGATTCTTTCTAGCGCTTATAGGTGTTTTTTTTATTACTGTAGATAACTTCATTCTTTTAGTTATCATACTCAATAATTTAGTCAATTTGACTATTGTGTTATTATTATTTATCAAGTTTCCAGAATTTATTTACGGAAATTCATTTCAACAACATTCGAATATCCAGCGTGAGGGTTTAATGAATATTGCTTTGAGTCAGTCAATGTACTTGCGGCTGCTTGAGTCTAGTAAGTTTGATATAAATATACTAATTGATAATAATTTCAAAGTACAGTATTATGATAAATTTGCAGAAAAAATAATACATAATACTTTTAACAAGCGTATTGAATTTGATATTGATTTAAGAGACGTCATTGATTTAACCTTAGCTCCGTTTTTTGAATCTAATATTAGAAAAGTGTTAAATGGCAAGGAGATAGATAGTGAAGTTGTTTTAACTAAATATGATACTAAAGCAATATCAACTTTTGAGATTAACTTCAGACCTTTTTATAATGAAGTTGGTAAAATGATTGGTGTCGCAATCGGGGCAAATAATATTGATGAAAAAAAGAAAATGAATTTATTGCAAGAACAATATGTTCAAAGTTTAGATTCACTTGCTTGGAAAAGTTCTCATACTTTAAGAGCTCCTGTGGCAAATATGAAAGGCATAATTGAAGTATTACAAAGTAATTACATTGACAAGTCCCCTGAAGAATCCAATAAACTAGTTGGATATTTAGTTTCTGAACTAAATCGTTTAGATCATGTAATTATTGACATGGTTGCTAAAGCCCGTGAGGAATTGGTTAACTAAATTGTTTTGTTGCTTCTGATTTTTTTAATCCAATTTACAGATCGCAGTGAGCTAATCCAATATTGCTGGTATTTCAAATCTTGTCCATTTTGATTTTTCTATATCTGTACCAACTGTAAACGGGAAATAGGAGGGATTAATAATTTGATTCTGATCATTTAATTCCTGAACCATGACTTCACATAGTAAGTCATTCGCCTTTTTTTGATTGTTTACATATATCTCAATGAATAATTTTTTCCTTTTTACTATGTGAATGGTTTCAGTCCAGTGTCCTGATAAACATTCTCCAATTTTTGGAGTATGATCTTTTTGCGGATATCTGATTAAAAAGTGAGCCTTGGTAGTAACAGTAACTATAAACCGATTGAATTCAGTAGTCTCCGTATTTTTTTTGAACCATTTTAGTAGTGGTTTCATAACAAAGCATTTACTGAATCTAATTAAATCGTTATAAGATTTTGATGAATCGCAATTAATTGAAATCAAATGCCGATTTATTATAATAAATCAAGAATTGTACATTGTTGGCTTCATTTTTTTATCTTTAGCGAAGCATGAATTTTATGAAAAAGATCCTTTTAGTAATTCTACTTAATTTCTCAGCTTTTTGTTTACATACTTGCTATGCACAATCATCCTCCAGCCCTACTTATGTTATAGTTCATGGCGCATGGGGTGGGAGCTGGGCTTTCAAAAAAGTAGATTCTTTGCTTACTGCACAAGGTGCAACTGTATACAGACCTTCATTAACTGGTCAAGGTGAGCGGGTTCACCTGGCAAATCCTGAAGTGGGCTTATACACTCATATAAAGGATGTAGTTAACATGATTCTTTTTGAAGACCTCAAGAATATAATACTGGTAGGCCATAGTTATGGTGGTATGGTGATAACAGGTGTGGCCGATAGCATACCTGATAGAATTGCCCAAATGATTTATCTGGATGCATTTGTTCCGGAAGATGGAGAGAGTGTATTTGCACAGGGTAAAACGCCTGAAGCAATGAGACCCCTAATTGAAAATGGGTTCCTGGTTCCGAGATGGGTAAAACCCGATCAGGCTCCTCCAAAAGATGTTCCACATGCAGTTAAAACATTCACCGACAAAATTAGCCTGAAGAATCCTAAACGACTAACAATCCCTACCCATTATATTCTCACTGTAGACAAGGGGAAGGATCCAACCAAAGATGATTTTTCTTCTCAAGCAGACAAGGCAAGAAAATACAAGTGGCCGGTTTCTATTTTAGAAGCCGATCATAATCCCCAATGGTCTGCGCCTATGCCTTTTTCAGAAATGCTACAGAATATTGTAAAAAAAAAGACTCCTTAGTAGGCTCCATCACAGCGGAAAGGGCTTGGTGGAATATTCTTCACTACAACTTAACTGTTGAGCCAGATTGGGTGCATAAAAAATTAAAGGGCATTCAGACCATTACCTATGAGGTTCTACAAAATAGACCCATAAAGGAAATGCAGATAGATCTTGTTGCACCATTAGCGATTGATAGTGTGATACAAGATGGTAAATCCGTTGCATTTAGACAAGTAGGGGACATCTGGTATTTACAATTGAATAAGCAACGTCAATCATCAAAAAAACAAGTCACCATTTATTACGCTGGTAAACCCATTGAGTCCTTACATGCCCCTTGGGATGGCGGAATGGTGTGGTCTAAAGATTCATTGGGTCGGCCCTGGATTTCAGTTGCCTGTCAATACAAAGGGGCAAGTCTTTGGTTCCCCTGTAAGAATCATTTATCTGATGAGCCAGAAAATGGAGCAACCATTTCTGTGATTGTTCCGGATAGTTTAATAGCAGTCAGTAATGGAAGATTGATACATCAGCAACAACTTGCTGCAGATAAAACCTTATTTCGTTGGCAGGTAAAAAGTCCGATCAATCACTATGGCATTTCTTTTTATATTGGTAAGTATGTTCATTTATCTGGAAAGCATAATGGTAAAAATGGTCTGTTGAGTACCGATTTTTGGGTGCTGGATTACAATCGCCAAAAAGCAATTGAACATTTGATGCCCCAGATCGATAGTACGCTTGTTGCTCTAGAAAATTGCTTTGGTCCATATCCTTTTTATAATGATGGATTTAAAATGGTAGATGCACCTTATATAGGTATGGAGCATCAAAGTGCAATTGCCTATGGAAGCTCTTACCGAAAGGGTACGAATGTAAAAGGGGGGGATATTTCAAATACCGGTTGGGGTAAAAAGACAGACCGTATCCTTGTTCATGAAACTGCTCATGAATGGTTTGGGAATAGCATTACTGCCAGTGATATTGCCGATAGATGGATACAAGAAGGTTTTGTTGGACTTGCAGAAGAATTAGTGATTGCACACTATTGGGGAGAAGATGCAGGTAATGCTTTCATGCAAGGTAGATTCAGAACCATTGAGAATGATAAACCTGTAATTGGTAAATATGGAATAAATGAAGACGGTAGTCAGGATAATTATGTAAAAGGGTGGGCGGTGATGCATATGATCAAAACTATGCTGTCCAATAACAATCGTTTTATTCAACTATTGCGAAAATTGAATAGAGAGTTTTTTCATCATGTGGTTACTTCCAGGGAGGTGGAAGCTTTTTTTATTCGGGAAACTAAACTGCAGCTAAAGCCTTTTTTTGACCAATACCTTAGATCAGCGCAGGTACCTATTCTTCAATATGTAATTAAAGACAATCAAATAAAATACAGATTTGTGAACTGCAATAGTGGGTTTACTATGCCCCTTAAAACCAATATAACTGGAAAGGAATGGATTTATCCAACTGCTTCATGGAAAACAGTTCCAATAAAAGGACTAATCCAAGGAAATTCATTTCAAGTAGACACTAATTTTTATATACAAACCGAACAGACCAATTAAAATTTACTAGTTATACTAATATTTAAATCTTTCGGCAGTTGTTCTTTCAAGTTCTTCTCTGTGGTCAGGGTGTGCAATGCTGATTAATGCTTTAGCTCTTTGTGCCATGTTCATCCCGAATAAGTTTACAGCACCGTATTCTGTTACAACCCAGTGAATATGACCTCTTGTAGTTACCACACCTGCGCCTTGCTTTAAATAAGGAACGATTCTGGAAATTCCTTTATTGGTAACGGATGGTAAAGCGATGATTGGCTTTCCACCCTCCGATAAAGCGGCTCCTCTAATAAAGTCCATCTGCCCCCCAATGCCTGAATACTGATACATGCCAATTGAATCGGAACATACTTGTCCTGTTAAGTCTACTTCAATAGCACTGTTGATAGCAGTTACTTTTTTGTTAAGGCTTAAAACCCTTGGGTCATTTACATAATCAATGTCTAGTGCCTTGATGATTGGATTGTCGTCTGCAAAATCATATAATGCCTTGGTGCCTAGTAAAAAGGAGGTAACACAATATCCTTTTACTATTTTTTTTCTGCTATTGTTAATGGTTCCATTTTGTATTAGCGGAATTGCTCCGTCAGAGAACATTTCTGTATGCAGACCAAGGTTTTTGTGATTGGTTAAATTTTTTAACACTGCATCGGGTATACTGCCAATACCCAATTGTAAAGTAGCTTCGTCTTCTACTAATTCAGCCACAATCTTCCCGATTTTCTCATGTACTTCTGTTAAACCTTTTGCATAGCTAACTTCGGGTAGCGGATCATCTGCCCATATAGCAAAATCAATTTTTGAAAAGGCGATAAACCCATCTCCATGCACCCTGGGCATATTGGGATTTACTTGTGCAATGATCTTTTTAGCTGAACGTAAGGCAGATTTTACAATATCCACCGAAGTTCCTAAAGAACAATAACCGTGTTTATCTGGTGGTGATACCGTTACAATGGCCACATCCACTTCTAATATGTTCCTGTTAAATAGCAAGGGTATTTCGCTTAGAAATACGGGCGTATAATCACCCATCCCCATGTTAATGGCTTTGCGATTGCTTTCGGACACAAACAGCGAATTCATGAAAAAATGTCCCTTCAAAGAAGGCTCATTCAGGTCTACACCTTGTTGTGTTATACTGATTAATTCTACTTCTGAGAGCCGGTCTTTCTGTGCAATCAACTCATTGATTAACCTGATTGGGGTTGCTGCGCTTCCATGTAAAAAAACTTTTTGATGGGATTGGATTTTCTGGATAGCTTCTGAAGCAGAAATATACATATGGCTGTTTTGTGATTTGATTGCGATTGACAAAATTAATTAATTCCTCTAGGCTCAATTACCACGAAAACATGATAAAACTCTTATTTTGATTTTATATTATTGACAATTTTATTTATTAATTTGTAGTTTCATTATTCAATTGCTTGTGTGCTGTCAAATGTAGAAATTAATAATTTACTTGAAGCTATCTCTACCAGAGATTGTGAAAAGTCTTACAAGGCGCTATTCGTTTCACTACACGAAAGCCTTTACAGCTTTGCTTTTACATTTCTTAAATCATCTGAAGATTCGGAAGAAGTGGTTTCTGATCTTTTTATTAATTTATGGATGAAAAGGAAGAATTTAAAGCGTTTGGATAACCCCAAGCTTTATCTGCTAATTGGAACAAAAAACTTTGCTTTAAACCGTTTAAAACTCAATAAGCGTAAAGCATCACTTCAGTTAGATGATTTTTCGATGCACCTTGAGAGCGTCTTTTTTAATCCAGAGGAATTGGCCATCTCTGCTGAACTGACCCAAAAAATAATGGACGCAGTGAATGCCTTACCTCCCAAATGCAAAATCATCTTTAAGTTGATTAAAGAAGAAAGTTTGAAATACCATGAAGTTTCCGAACTCCTGGATCTGTCTGTTAAAACAGTGGAGTCGCAAATGGCGATTGCTCTTAGAAGAATTCGTCAATGTTTAGAGTTTAAACATGAATTCCCTGAAATCCATTCTATTTTAGCCAAAAAATAATTTTTTATCCCTTTTAGGGGTATTTCTGCTTTTGGCTTGTCCTTATCCTGACCATTTACTTGCCATGAAAGAAGAACGATTTTGGATTCTGCTTACGAAAAAAATTTTCGGCGAAGCTTCTGAGGAGGAATTGAAGCAATTGCAGGCTTATATAAGTTCAAATCAGGATTTTCTGGCTTCTCATGACAGATTAAGCGATTTTTTTGCATCTAATACACCTAAAACTTCTAGCTCCAATAAGCAAAATCAGGAAGACCATTACCTCAATCATGTGAACAGACTTAAAGCACAGGTTCAGGATTTTGATATGGTAGATGATGAGATTGCCAACGATTTTATTCATATTGATACTAAGCAACCCAAAATTGCCAGGTGGATCAAGGTAGCCTTTTCAATTGCTGCAGTAGGTATTGGTGCATTCTTTCTTTTCAATACTCTTTTCAGCAAATCAGAGCTTCCTACCCTTGCTAAAAGCAAGCCTCAGAATGAAGTGATTGTTAGTAAGGGGTCTAAATCAAAAATTGTATTACCTGATGGAACGCAGGTTTGGATTAATTCAGGAAGCAAGTTAACTTATGACGAAAATTTAAACGGGAAATACAGAGAGGTCATGCTGGATGGTGAGGCTTACTTTGACGTAGTTCATAATCCCTCAAGACCCTTTATTGTACATACTTCAGATATTGATATTCATGTATTGGGAACTGTATTTAATGTCAAAGCTTATTCAGTGGATGAAACCATTGAAGCCACGCTGATTCAGGGCTCCATTGAAGTGGTCAACAGAAATCAAAAAGATGCACCTAAGTTAATGTTGAAGCCTCATGAAAAAATTATTTTCAATAAGGAGAGCACTGTTAATGCGAAGAAAGAGGTGATAGCGGGAGCAGAAATAAAAGAAATTCGGGAAGCTTCTTTTAATGTGCAGGTAGTTCCTATCTCTAAAGCTTTAGCTGATTCCAGTATACACGAAACATCATGGGTGTATAACAAAATACTTTTTGAGGAAGAAAAGGTAAAAGACATTGTAAAAAAACTTGAACGTTGGTATAATGTTCAAATTAATCTCGCCAACGAAGACATTGAAAATATTCGACTAAGCGGGTCATTTGTAGATGAAACAATTGATGAGGCTTTACGTGACCTTCAATTATTAATCCCTTTTAATTATGAAATCAAGAACAATATAATTACAATCACCAAAAAATAATAAAAACGGGAAATGTTGCAGCATTTCCCGCTAAAAGCACAGCAATCTTATGGATAAAATCCATAGGCGTTGCATTCTTTTATAACCAAAATCAAAATTATGCAAAAAAGTGTAGTTCTTGGCCACAAAAAGTGGCGCAGGACGCTTCTCAAAACCTTGCTCATTATGAAGCTTGCAATTGTAATTACCTTGGTATCAATTATGCAGGTAAGTGCAACTACCTCTCTAGGACAAAAAGTCAGTGTAAAAACAAACAAAACGGAGATCAAAAAGGTCTTAAAGCAAATTGAAAATGAAGGGAATTTTCGATTTTTGTATAATTCTGACTTAAAGGACCTTAAGAACAAAGTAAACTTTAACGCTATTAATTGGACCATTGGTCAGTCTCTTAACGATTTGTTTGCTGGAACCAACCTGACTTACAAACAACTAGGAGGAAATCTATTTGCTATTATTTCGACCAATGAAGTTGAAAATGACAAAATTGCTATTACCGGTAAGATTGTAGGAGATAATAAAGAAGCCTTATCAGGTGCTTCTATTTTAGAAAAAGGAACCAATAATGGAACCTTTGCAGACAACAATGGTAATTTTAAAATTACCGTTGATAAAAATGCTACCCTGGTTATCAATAGTATTGGATATGAATCAACTGAAGTGAAAGTTGCTGGCAAAGCAATTATTGATGTGCAACTGTCACTTGCTGTTAAGAAAATGGATGAAGTGGTTGTAATTGGTTATGGATCTGCCAGTAAAAGAGATTTAACTGGTTCTATTGTAAAAATTTCCGGAAAGGAAGTAGCTGATAAACCCAATACCAATCCTGTTGCTTCTTTGCAAGGTAAAGTAGCAGGTTTGTCTGTTGTAAATAATGGTACTCCCGGTGCAGCTCCGGATATCAGAATTAGAGGTACTATCAGTATTGGATCAGTTAGACCTTTATATGTTGTGGATGGTGTATTCAATGATAATATTGATTACATCAACCCGAATGATATCGAGTCAATTGAAATATTAAAAGATCCTTCTTCTCTTGCTATTTTCGGAGTAAGAGGCGCTGCAGGGGTTATTGCAATCACAACCAAAAGAGCGAAAGCAGGTCAGGTTGTGATTAATTTCAATTCTACTTATGGGTTTAAAAAACTGGTAAATAAAATTGCACTAGTTAGCGGTGAACAGTTTAAAACCCTCTACGAAGAAGAAAAAGTAAATATTGGAGTTACTTCTCCTTTCGATTACAGTAACTGGACTGCCAAT is a genomic window of Sediminibacterium sp. TEGAF015 containing:
- a CDS encoding M1 family metallopeptidase, whose protein sequence is MVCAYAFFRNATEYCKKKDSLVGSITAERAWWNILHYNLTVEPDWVHKKLKGIQTITYEVLQNRPIKEMQIDLVAPLAIDSVIQDGKSVAFRQVGDIWYLQLNKQRQSSKKQVTIYYAGKPIESLHAPWDGGMVWSKDSLGRPWISVACQYKGASLWFPCKNHLSDEPENGATISVIVPDSLIAVSNGRLIHQQQLAADKTLFRWQVKSPINHYGISFYIGKYVHLSGKHNGKNGLLSTDFWVLDYNRQKAIEHLMPQIDSTLVALENCFGPYPFYNDGFKMVDAPYIGMEHQSAIAYGSSYRKGTNVKGGDISNTGWGKKTDRILVHETAHEWFGNSITASDIADRWIQEGFVGLAEELVIAHYWGEDAGNAFMQGRFRTIENDKPVIGKYGINEDGSQDNYVKGWAVMHMIKTMLSNNNRFIQLLRKLNREFFHHVVTSREVEAFFIRETKLQLKPFFDQYLRSAQVPILQYVIKDNQIKYRFVNCNSGFTMPLKTNITGKEWIYPTASWKTVPIKGLIQGNSFQVDTNFYIQTEQTN
- a CDS encoding RNA polymerase sigma-70 factor — protein: MLSNVEINNLLEAISTRDCEKSYKALFVSLHESLYSFAFTFLKSSEDSEEVVSDLFINLWMKRKNLKRLDNPKLYLLIGTKNFALNRLKLNKRKASLQLDDFSMHLESVFFNPEELAISAELTQKIMDAVNALPPKCKIIFKLIKEESLKYHEVSELLDLSVKTVESQMAIALRRIRQCLEFKHEFPEIHSILAKK
- a CDS encoding FecR family protein, whose amino-acid sequence is MKEERFWILLTKKIFGEASEEELKQLQAYISSNQDFLASHDRLSDFFASNTPKTSSSNKQNQEDHYLNHVNRLKAQVQDFDMVDDEIANDFIHIDTKQPKIARWIKVAFSIAAVGIGAFFLFNTLFSKSELPTLAKSKPQNEVIVSKGSKSKIVLPDGTQVWINSGSKLTYDENLNGKYREVMLDGEAYFDVVHNPSRPFIVHTSDIDIHVLGTVFNVKAYSVDETIEATLIQGSIEVVNRNQKDAPKLMLKPHEKIIFNKESTVNAKKEVIAGAEIKEIREASFNVQVVPISKALADSSIHETSWVYNKILFEEEKVKDIVKKLERWYNVQINLANEDIENIRLSGSFVDETIDEALRDLQLLIPFNYEIKNNIITITKK
- a CDS encoding acetyl-CoA hydrolase/transferase family protein; translated protein: MYISASEAIQKIQSHQKVFLHGSAATPIRLINELIAQKDRLSEVELISITQQGVDLNEPSLKGHFFMNSLFVSESNRKAINMGMGDYTPVFLSEIPLLFNRNILEVDVAIVTVSPPDKHGYCSLGTSVDIVKSALRSAKKIIAQVNPNMPRVHGDGFIAFSKIDFAIWADDPLPEVSYAKGLTEVHEKIGKIVAELVEDEATLQLGIGSIPDAVLKNLTNHKNLGLHTEMFSDGAIPLIQNGTINNSRKKIVKGYCVTSFLLGTKALYDFADDNPIIKALDIDYVNDPRVLSLNKKVTAINSAIEVDLTGQVCSDSIGMYQYSGIGGQMDFIRGAALSEGGKPIIALPSVTNKGISRIVPYLKQGAGVVTTRGHIHWVVTEYGAVNLFGMNMAQRAKALISIAHPDHREELERTTAERFKY
- a CDS encoding alpha/beta fold hydrolase, whose protein sequence is MKKILLVILLNFSAFCLHTCYAQSSSSPTYVIVHGAWGGSWAFKKVDSLLTAQGATVYRPSLTGQGERVHLANPEVGLYTHIKDVVNMILFEDLKNIILVGHSYGGMVITGVADSIPDRIAQMIYLDAFVPEDGESVFAQGKTPEAMRPLIENGFLVPRWVKPDQAPPKDVPHAVKTFTDKISLKNPKRLTIPTHYILTVDKGKDPTKDDFSSQADKARKYKWPVSILEADHNPQWSAPMPFSEMLQNIVKKKTP
- a CDS encoding helix-turn-helix transcriptional regulator; translated protein: MSLSKEEFCAKVGCQVRKLRLEKQLSIEELALDAGMEYTQLSRIELGRINTSIYQIYKISKSLDVTIPQIFYDIQK
- a CDS encoding phytochrome family protein, producing MIELSIYANYFAFSFYLICFLIVLKKSDWKLPMILLFVSASLLFLQNISFIIYKTNYYFKVPHLIRVSGPFLYLGGPILYLFVRTLFYNEYKFRRWDFLHFLPFLMNVIELMPFYLSSPDVKIKTLQVIVSGKLINYDLYHEGLLGTIWHTLLRSISWLLYATFSILMYVRLRKQIKPNLITDFESKFKFTKLFLSFKIIGFFLALIGVFFITVDNFILLVIILNNLVNLTIVLLLFIKFPEFIYGNSFQQHSNIQREGLMNIALSQSMYLRLLESSKFDINILIDNNFKVQYYDKFAEKIIHNTFNKRIEFDIDLRDVIDLTLAPFFESNIRKVLNGKEIDSEVVLTKYDTKAISTFEINFRPFYNEVGKMIGVAIGANNIDEKKKMNLLQEQYVQSLDSLAWKSSHTLRAPVANMKGIIEVLQSNYIDKSPEESNKLVGYLVSELNRLDHVIIDMVAKAREELVN